The following DNA comes from Candidatus Neomarinimicrobiota bacterium.
ACAAACTTTAGCGCGGTGCCGATGGCGGCCCGGACGGGGAAATCCATGGTACCGGGTGGATCGAAGCCGGGTGCTTCTACCGTGGCGCCGGGGCTGAAGGCTGATCTGATCCTGTCTCTTGCATCCTCTCGGACGTATAGAAAACCTGTTCCGGCAGGGGCCAGGATCCACTTGTGAAGGCTCACGGTGTAGGCGTCGCACCCCAGGTCGTGGAGATTAATGGGGAACTGGCCCGCCGCCTGTGCGCCGTCCACCAGAGTGAGAAGTCCTTGGTCCCGGGCCATGGCTGCCAGTTTTTTCACAGGGTACCGGTGACCGCCCCGGGTGATATGGCAGAAACTGAGTGCCTTGGTTTTTCGGGTAACGGCCGCTTCCAAGCGGTTTACCACATCATCGCCGCTTTCTAGGGGGCTTGGGATGAATACTTCTTTAACCACAATGCCGTCCCGCTCTTTTCGGAACATCCACGGTCGGTGCCCGGCGGGGTGTTCCTGGGTCGTGATGATCACTTCGTCGCCAGGGTTCAGTTCAAGGCCAATTGTCTGGAGATGAAGCGCTTCCGAAGCGTTGCGGGTCAGGACCATCTCATCAGCCTCAGCGCCAAACATCCTGGCCAGGCCGGGGATCACTTCCTTGGCAATTTTGTCCTGGAGGTCGTGCTTTCCGTGGAGTGGTTCTCTGGAGATGGCTTCGTAGCCGTCACAGACAGCTTTCACCACTACCGATGGTGGCATGCCGAGGCTGGCGTTATTCATGTAGGTGACACCCCGTTTCAAAATGAACTGGCCCCGGATATTTTTCCAGGCAGCGTCACTGGTGCCTATCGGTTTTTTCAGTCCCCGGCGGATATTGATACTCACTGAAGTGTCGCACCCCGGTAAGGCCGCAGCCGCGGCACCCATCAGGCCTGTTTTCATGAACGCGCGGCGTGAAAATTTTGATTGTGTTTTTTCAGGAAGTCGGTTCAGCACTTTCGTCTCCTTTTGTTTCTGTCTCGCTTTTCAATCTAGCATAATTAGCAGTGATTTGCCACATAGGCCGGAAATTTGGAAGAAAGGTCTTCGATGCCTAACACTGATAATAATGTCATCCAGGCACTATTAAGATAATTGAAAAATTGTTAATTGAAAAAAAATAATAGGGCCGGTCCGGCCTGAGGGACTCCGCTCGCGGGAACGGGCCCCCAAGGCACAAGAGCCGGCCCTATGGTATCAAGACGCGAGGAGGGGAACGCCTTGAACTACTATTCTTCTTCTGAAGACGTGGTGTCTGCTTTTTCTACTGGCTGA
Coding sequences within:
- a CDS encoding aminotransferase class V-fold PLP-dependent enzyme — translated: MLNRLPEKTQSKFSRRAFMKTGLMGAAAAALPGCDTSVSINIRRGLKKPIGTSDAAWKNIRGQFILKRGVTYMNNASLGMPPSVVVKAVCDGYEAISREPLHGKHDLQDKIAKEVIPGLARMFGAEADEMVLTRNASEALHLQTIGLELNPGDEVIITTQEHPAGHRPWMFRKERDGIVVKEVFIPSPLESGDDVVNRLEAAVTRKTKALSFCHITRGGHRYPVKKLAAMARDQGLLTLVDGAQAAGQFPINLHDLGCDAYTVSLHKWILAPAGTGFLYVREDARDRIRSAFSPGATVEAPGFDPPGTMDFPVRAAIGTALKFVNTLGLENIEKRCRTLSDYLKAGLADIKGVKLLSSPAEETSAPGSTIFEKEGLDAMASVPLMEERIKTHIDEHQRDGHNAIRISTHVYNTMTEIDRLLEAVATA